A stretch of Mus caroli chromosome 5, CAROLI_EIJ_v1.1, whole genome shotgun sequence DNA encodes these proteins:
- the Smim14 gene encoding small integral membrane protein 14 isoform X1, whose translation MAEGGFDPCECICSHEHAMRRLINLLRQSQSYCTDTECLRELPGPSSDSGISITVILMAWMVIAVLLFLLRPPNLRGSSLPGKPSSPHSCRCLLLQVAKSQCKGDQVSGFIGFTHQKFS comes from the exons ATGGCTGAAGGAGGATTTGATCCCTGTGAATGTATTTGCTCTCACGAACATGCTATGAGAAGACTCATCAACCTG CTCCGGCAGTCCCAGTCCTACTGCACCGACACAGAATGCCTTCGGGAGT TGCCAGGACCCTCCAGTGACAGTGGCATCAGCATCACTGTGATCCTGATGGCCTGGATGGTGATCGCCgtgctcctcttccttctgaggcCTCCTAACCTGAGAGGCTCCAGCCTCCCTGGAAAGCCCTCCAGTCCTCACAGT TGCAGGTGCTTGCTATTGCAAGTTGCAAAAAGCCAGTGTAAAGGAGATCAAGTAAGTGGATTTATTGGTTTTACACACCAAAAATTCAGTTAG
- the Smim14 gene encoding small integral membrane protein 14 isoform X2, with translation MAEGGFDPCECICSHEHAMRRLINLLRQSQSYCTDTECLRELPGPSSDSGISITVILMAWMVIAVLLFLLRPPNLRGSSLPGKPSSPHSGQDPPAPPVD, from the exons ATGGCTGAAGGAGGATTTGATCCCTGTGAATGTATTTGCTCTCACGAACATGCTATGAGAAGACTCATCAACCTG CTCCGGCAGTCCCAGTCCTACTGCACCGACACAGAATGCCTTCGGGAGT TGCCAGGACCCTCCAGTGACAGTGGCATCAGCATCACTGTGATCCTGATGGCCTGGATGGTGATCGCCgtgctcctcttccttctgaggcCTCCTAACCTGAGAGGCTCCAGCCTCCCTGGAAAGCCCTCCAGTCCTCACAGT GGACAGGACCCACCAGCCCCTCCCGTGGACTAA